Part of the Lepidochelys kempii isolate rLepKem1 chromosome 8, rLepKem1.hap2, whole genome shotgun sequence genome is shown below.
TCTGCTGCTTGGAGAGTCACGGGCCCTTTGGAGAAGCCTGCAGTACACATCTTTCCTCCTCTGCAGCCAGCCCCGACTGAGCAgggctgcctccttttatctgGCTCTTCCACCTGGAGCATGTGCAGCAGGGCGCGGCCTCCTGGGCCCACAGTGATTGGTCCATCCCTGTTGGCCCAGTGCGGGGTTGGTACACCCCCTCACATGGACCAGCAACTGAACATCAGCTCCCAGGACAATGGTATGGCAAAAAGGACTTTAATGTGATACTTGGCTGTGTAAACAAGGGAGTAGTGAGATGATTTTACCTCTGGATATGGCATTGCTGAGACTGATATGGGAATACTGTGTatgattgtttgtttatttatttattttattttttagtggCCATATTTTAAAGAGTATTGAAAAAATTGAGCGGTCCAGAGAGGAGCCACAAAAATCTGGTAGATCAAGAGATGACTTGATTATCGTGTACAAATATCTTACTGGGGAGAGAATGCCAGGTGCTAAAAGGCCTTTTAATCTAGTGGAGATGGTCATAACAAGAAACAATCCTTGGAAGTtagtcagacaaattcaaattagaaataaggcatacatttttagcagtgaggatgatttaaaaataggaacaaattgccaaggaagctgtggattctccatctcttgaaatCTTCAGATCAATggtggatgtctttctggaagatatgttttAGCCAAgtaagttattgggctcagcgCAGGAATAACTGGATGACATTTTATGGCTTGTGTTTTATATAGGACGTTGGGCtagggtcccttctggctttaaaaaaaaaaagtctattaaTCTGTGGTCAGGATTGAATTCCTTTTATAAAATGTCTGATATTAAGTTGATAGAATCCTTTAGTTCACGCTTTTGTTTCTTGGTCTTTGCACCGCTGGGTGGAGTTACTGTCTAAGGAGAAGGCTTtgttgcaggaggagggaagtgtTGCCCTTTGTCCTCTAAAGATCCAGCCACTGGGTGAAGAGAGAGCTGATGGTTTTCCCTTTTCTGCAGGAGGCATTGAGGTGATGTGGATTGTCCTCTGAATGTGTATTTTTGTTTGCCAGCTGAAGTGCCTGTCCTTGCCAGACACCTGGATGAAGGAGTTCTTCCTGGCGCACATTTACACAGAGCTGCAGCTGATAGAAGAGGCTCTGCAGAAGTACCAGAGTCTCATTGATGCAGGATTCTCCAAGAGCACCTACATCATTTCCCAGATCGCAGTTGCCTACCACAATATCAGAGGTCAGTGAACTCAGCTAAGGGGAGTGCTTCCTGCTACAAACTTCATTAATCAGCAGCACTCACTGAtgtttgccttcctctgtctGCAGATATAGACAAAGCTCTCTCTATCTTCAATGAACTAAGAAAACAAGACCCATACAGGATAGAAAACATGGACACCTTCTCCAACCTGCTGTATGTCCGGGTGAGCACCCCTTCCTTTCACCCACAATCCTCTGCAGTAAATTACACCAGCTCACACAGCAAGCATTTTATGGCTTTTTAGCAGAATACCTGAGTTAAGTCTGTCCAATCATATGAATGCTAACAAGTCTCTCTGGACATAAACTTGCATCTGtcttctttccccttcttccccatgGACTGGTATGCTAGGTATGCATTTCTAATCTCCCTACCACCTCTTCCCTCTGAAGTAGTGTCACACTTGTCCCCACAGCAATCTCCTTCTTTTCTACCAGAGCATGAAGCCTGAGCTGAGCTACCTGGCTCACAATCTGTGTGAGATTGACAAGTATCGTGTGGAGACCTGCTGTGTGATAGGTGAGAGGCAGCTCTTCTACTAGTTTGCCACCCAGGCTTCAGGGAGTGGGTAGGCGGCTTATTGATCCCTCTCCACAGGAATTGTTAGCAGGTCTGTTGAGGCTAGGCTGGCTGAAGCAGATCTCAGTCATGGTAAAACAGCAGATGAAATGATATAGCAGCAAAAGAAGTCAATGCAGCGTTGGCAGTGCACAGAGTTGATGATGCCGGCCTTTGGTAAGGGCGTGGTGGGTTCTCTATGCAGCTCTGAGATACTGGAATACTGTTGTTTGGTTCTGGGGACTTAGTACCCAAATAGATAAGTGGAATTTATTAGTTTGTAGGATAGTTTTCCAGGGTCAGGGGTGGGAGCTTCATTGGTTTGCACAAATGAAATGGATTGGACAAGAGCATTGGAGACCAAACTGAGGTCAGACTGGGGCTTGGAGTTATGCAATGAACTGGATCTGACGTAATAGGTTTGTCCCTTCTCTAATTTATATGAAAAAATAATAGATGCCGCAGCTTGTATGTTTCCTAAtcccctgctgctttttcctgtTTACCTTATTCCTCTGACCTTCCTCTAGGAAATTACTATAGTCTACGCTCTCAGCATGAAAAAGCAGCACTCTATTTCCAGAGAGCCTTGAAACTGAATCCTCGGTATCTTGGAGCCTGGACCCTCATGGGACATGAGTACATGGAAATGAAGAACACATCTGCAGCTATCCAGGcttataggtgtgtgtgtgtgcgcaggaaCTATGCAAGGCAGAGAATGGCCTTTGGGTGTGCACGAAGTAGTGACAGATTTGGGTGGAAGGGGAGGAGTGTCTTTTGTGGCCTTTTAGGAGCTCTCTTTTGTTCGTCCATATTCCTAACCCTGTGAACTCTGACTTGCTTTGGATCCCGCCTGTTTCGGAACACTTACACCACTTTCTCTTTTCTTTGGCAGACATGCAATAGAGGTGAACAAGAGGGACTACAGAGCCTGGTATGGACTGGGGCAAACCTATGAGATCCTCAAGATGCCATTTTACTGTCTGTATTACTACCGACGGGCCCACCAGCTGAGGTAAAGCTGGGAACGCAGCCATAACTGTTGGCAGTTCAGAATGAACGCTAtaagctgaggtgcaggagatatCAATTACTTAGTGTATACAGTCTCATTGAAGTGATTACATTCTGTAGAGATTCTATTCAGTCTCTTTAGAGGCATCAATAAAGGTTTAGTACTCCATGTATCATCAGGGTATAGAAGAGTGTGGTTAGATAGTGTGTTTAGGGCTGGATTTCAGTGGTAGGGTCCATCATTCAGTTAGCTTGAGACAATACCATGTTCTGAGGTAGCTTGActgtctgttatttctcacaGGCCCAATGATTCCCGTATGCTGGTTGCTCTGGGAGAGTGTTATGAGAAACTCAATCAGCTGGTGGAAGCCAAAAAGGTAACTGAGGGCTCAGATGTGCTGTGGGGCAGGCTGGGCATCCAGGTGGCTGCCAGGGAAGCAGACAGAGTCACAAGTCTTGTTAGTTCTTCAGATCGTCCTGAGCTGTCTTCCTCTGAACACCTAAGAAGTAATGGATGTGGGATAGTGCTCAGAATGGCTATTCAGTCCTGACCTTGATcccagggtgggagtggggagctgtGTGCAGTCTGGGCCTAATCTTAGCAGGTTCCTGTTATAATTGTGACTTCAGGGGAAGTTCTTCACTAACCAGCTGCCGTGAGCAGTTGGTGAATTTGTCTGCTGCGGCCTTCCAGAAAACCAGCCCTCTTCATGCATCTCTGCTTGAGGGCATTGCAGTGACTGGGTCTGTATGTGATCAGCTTGAACCCACTGCAGGCTAGAGAAGACATTTTGCTGAGGTGCTTATGTGACCTTTTCCCTCCTTGGCAGTGTTATTGGAGAGCTTATGCTGTGGGAGATGTGGAGAAAATGGCATTGGTGAAACTAGCCAAGTGAGTATGGCTCAGCATTTATTCTCAGTGTTCTTTgaaaagcgctttgagatctgtaAGGTTAGGTATTTAGATGTGCTATTAGTGGTATCCCTAGGTCTATGGAAAGTGCAATTCCTATCCTAATGTCCTGCCCTAGCTCTGAAAAAGAGCCTCTGTTTGCATGTGTTGTCAGCTGGAGAACCTAGAAATCCATAGTAACATTGGCAGGCAATATTAGCAACTAGTTGCTATCCTGGTGGGTGGTCTGTTACCCTGTCCCTCAGGCATAGGGTGTTGTCTGTCTGCTTCTAGGGGactgggcctggctgcagctAGTAAAGCACGGTCCAGAACTTGCTCTTATTTGGGAGAGGCCCTTTCTAAAGGCCTGTCCAGGACAGACAGAAATTCTTGCTGTTGGGTCTCTTCCATGCTATGTTTTTGAccccttttctctcctttcccagGCTGCATGAACAGCTGAATGAATCAGAACAGGCTGCTCAGTGCTACATCAAATACATCCAGGATATCTATTCCTGTGGGGTGAGTCAATGGTAGGGGGACAGGAAGGAGAAGTGAGGGAGAATGATGTAGAACTACCTTCCAAACCAGCTCTTGCTGTTTCTTTACTGTGCTGTAGGAGATAGTGGAGCACCTGGAGGTGAGCACTGCCTTCCGCTACCTAGCCCAATATTACTTCAAGTGTAAACTCTGGGATGAAGCCTCTGCCTGTGCTCAGAAATGCTGTGCATTCAATGATGTGAGTAGCCACTGTCCCTTTCTTACGGGGATTCTTACCTTGATCTCTTCTGGGAGTCAGAGCAGTCCTTCTGTTGAAGGAGCATGGGCTGCATCCACTTGGAGTGGACGATCTTCAGCTATGTGAGAAGACCCCCCCCAGTGCTGCTGCTTACCTATTTCCTGCTGTTGCTTCTTAGTAACTAGTTGAAGATCTGGGGCTAAGGGTTGCACTGGCTTGGCATTCAGTAGTACAAAAATAACTTGTAGTGGTCTGCAGATCTCTAGCAGGAAACCCTGCTATCTTTCTGCAGGAACTAATGGACTTACTGTACAGTGTGCTCCTGGAATCCCCTGTGTTTCTTCCACATTGACAGTGCAAAGAATACAGAAGTACTTGGTATCCTGGCATGTGTGGAATCTGAGATTCTCTCAGGCCCTAGTTGGGTGCTCTGCATTTCCATGTCAACACAGGAGGGGATGTTGTGGCCATCACCAGCATAAAACTTGCCCCTTCTCCCAAGCAAAGCTGTCTAGAACTTGAGAAGACCAGAGCCCGAGTCCCTTAAAGTCTTTGCTATTGCCAGTCTATTTTGTGGAAGGTGCCTAGATGTTATGGTGAGGTGGCAGTATAGACACGCAAGATAATCAGGTGTGCAAAGCAAGTAACCTACATATCAAAGGATTGGGAAGAGGAtattcgggggggggaggggtggttttatcttaaaccttgctgttaatagCTGTAAAACCAACATCTTTACTATGTGATATTGTATCTTGCAATCCCAGTGAGAGCCAAACTAGTAGTGTTGCATGATTGTTCACTTTTTTGCTGAATTTGACTTAGAAGCTTCTTTGCCCCAACCTACATTCAAGTGTGGAATTGACCTACTAATGCAGTATTCTGACTCCCTTCAGACAAGAGAAGAAGGGAAGGCCCTGCTGAGACAGATTTTACAACTACGCAACCAAGGGGAAACCTCCTCTACAGAGCTCTCTGCTCCCTTCTTCCTCCCTGCATCGCTGTCATCCAACAACACTCCCACACGGAGAGTATCCCCACTCAACCTGTCTTCAGTTACACCATGAATTGTGCTGATACCCCTCTGGGCCACCGTAGGGCAAGTGGGGACTTGAACCCATCCTCCAGAAACAACCACCTCACTCCTGTGAAGCTTCGGTCTGGTACTGCCTTCTGTTGGAGGCAGAAATCCTGAGAACCCATAGCTGAAGCTAGCTGTTGTGTCAGTGCAGGCAAAGATCATTGTGGAACCAATGTGAAGTGCCTATGCTGAGATGTCAGAAACCACTATGCTTCTCACTGTCACGCTCCAAGTGTGTGAGAAGCAGCTGCTCCCTAGATGAGGGGGTTTTGTCTGCCTGAGGTGAAACATGTTTAAACTTGTTGTCTCTGCTCTGTTACCCCTGAACTTCACTGAACTTCTTTCAAGGGCCTCACAGTGGGACTGCTACTGCCTACTGCAAGAATTGTCCCCTGCTGGCTTCTCTGTGGACTTTTTTCTGCAGCTGCACCCAAGCAAGCACAGTAAGAGGGACATTTCAGCTTCACTGCTGCCGTGAAAGGGAAACAGCATTTGGGGATTGAGAGGTGTCCATCTTAAGTGGCCTCCCCAGAAACTGGTTGCTGTTAGGTCTGTGGCTCAGATAAATGTCTTGGCTTTGCTGGTGAGTGACAAAGCAGCTAGTGGGAATAACCTCATTAAATGTCAGTGGGCATGTTACTGTCCCTGGGCATTGTCATGGCACGAATTTCCTTCCCATTATAACAAACGCAATTGAACTAAATGCAGAAAAGATCCAATGTTCCATAAGTTCAttaaggggaagggagggggaaaggtggCTAGTAGCTACCTCGCTCCGATTTGAGTAGCCCTGTTCAGTGTCCTGTGTGGCAGTCAGAGTCCTTCAAACTAATGCAGCATCTTGGTTGGACTTGAACTGCCTGGGACAGAAGTGGTGGTTAGACGGGCCTGGAACAGAGTCAGTTTGACCACTGACCTGCAGTCTGACTTCAGCCAAGTCACTCAGTTGCTGTTCAGTTTCATTCTCTAAACTGAGTATATGGAGCTATTTCTACAGGTGCTTGGTTTGCTGAATGGTTGGAGTTTCTATGCACATCCCAGAAGATAGAGGTTCGAGAAAGGCAGAGTATCTTCACTTGCATCCTATCTTGGCATTCTGTTGGACAGAGCCTGGGGAAGATTGTTAGAAGAGAAACAAACCTGTTTTTATGTGAGCCTCTTGCTCATGGTCTGGAGCTGTAAAGAACAGTTGCCCTACAGTAACTTTGGTTCTTCTGCACATTGTCCATGCAGATCCCACTCTTGGTGCACATGTGCCCCATGCTCATGAGAACAGTTCTTTTGGCTAGCGGTATCCGTTGGGGTTGTTCTCTGCATGAGCTTGTGCCCCCCCAATCTAAGGGCATTAAGGGCGGAACTGCTCCAACTGCCTCAGTTCCTTGATCATTATGGAATCTCAGAGGAGTAGGACTTTGAaattgtggggaaggagggcaggctCTAGAAGCCAAGTGGACAACACATCatgaaccacagttactgtagggtAAGGAATTGTTCTTCTTTGGGTGATTGTCCACACAGATTCTACACTTGGTGACCACTTAGGGGTGAGTCTGAGGACTCAGAGTCCTACTTGAATAGAGATTGCAGGATAGCCCTTCCAAAATGAGCATCCAATCTGTAGGAAGGAACAGTCAATGGTAAATATATAGCTCATCTCCACATTGCTGCTCTGTATATGTCAGTTATGGAAGTATTCACCAAGCAGGCAGCAAAGGCTGCCTGAgccctaaagcaggggtgggcaaactatggcccgtagGCCAGATGCAGCCCGCGAGCTGTTTTAAGCTGGCCTGTGAGTTGCACCACGTGGcttggccctgctccagctggggcgctgggtcgggggccgcagcagctcagccccactctggccagggcgcagggttgggggctgcaaaatgcagctcccggaagccatggcatggccccctccggctcctacaggctccaatgggagctgcaagggcgctgcctgtggatggggcagcgtgcagaggtgcctggctgcgcctccacgtaggagccggagaagggataTGCcattgcttccgggagccacttgaggtaagtgctgctcagagcctctccccatgccccaactccctgccctagccctgatccctctcctgccctgcaaacccctcagtcctagcacagagcaccctcctacaccccaaactcatctccagccccaccccagaccctgcactccctctcgcaccccaaccccaattctatgaacattcatggcctgccatgcaatttctattccccgatgtggccctccggccaaaaggtt
Proteins encoded:
- the CDC23 gene encoding cell division cycle protein 23 homolog isoform X2, which codes for MEDARDLDAYTLAKSYFDLKEYDRAAYFLRGCKSQKAYFLYMYSRYLSGEKKKDDETVDSLGPLEKGQVKNEALRELRVELSKKHKAQELDGFGLYLYGVVLRKLDLVKEAIDVFVEAAHVLPLHWGAWLELCNLITDKEMLKCLSLPDTWMKEFFLAHIYTELQLIEEALQKYQSLIDAGFSKSTYIISQIAVAYHNIRDIDKALSIFNELRKQDPYRIENMDTFSNLLYVRSMKPELSYLAHNLCEIDKYRVETCCVIGNYYSLRSQHEKAALYFQRALKLNPRYLGAWTLMGHEYMEMKNTSAAIQAYRHAIEVNKRDYRAWYGLGQTYEILKMPFYCLYYYRRAHQLRPNDSRMLVALGECYEKLNQLVEAKKCYWRAYAVGDVEKMALVKLAKLHEQLNESEQAAQCYIKYIQDIYSCGEIVEHLEVSTAFRYLAQYYFKCKLWDEASACAQKCCAFNDTREEGKALLRQILQLRNQGETSSTELSAPFFLPASLSSNNTPTRRVSPLNLSSVTP
- the CDC23 gene encoding cell division cycle protein 23 homolog isoform X1, producing MGKMAATAVVPGLGSCDFSDLREIKKQLLSVAERSRERGLQHSGKWASELAFALDPLPLSELPAAPALTEEDARDLDAYTLAKSYFDLKEYDRAAYFLRGCKSQKAYFLYMYSRYLSGEKKKDDETVDSLGPLEKGQVKNEALRELRVELSKKHKAQELDGFGLYLYGVVLRKLDLVKEAIDVFVEAAHVLPLHWGAWLELCNLITDKEMLKCLSLPDTWMKEFFLAHIYTELQLIEEALQKYQSLIDAGFSKSTYIISQIAVAYHNIRDIDKALSIFNELRKQDPYRIENMDTFSNLLYVRSMKPELSYLAHNLCEIDKYRVETCCVIGNYYSLRSQHEKAALYFQRALKLNPRYLGAWTLMGHEYMEMKNTSAAIQAYRHAIEVNKRDYRAWYGLGQTYEILKMPFYCLYYYRRAHQLRPNDSRMLVALGECYEKLNQLVEAKKCYWRAYAVGDVEKMALVKLAKLHEQLNESEQAAQCYIKYIQDIYSCGEIVEHLEVSTAFRYLAQYYFKCKLWDEASACAQKCCAFNDTREEGKALLRQILQLRNQGETSSTELSAPFFLPASLSSNNTPTRRVSPLNLSSVTP